The Lemur catta isolate mLemCat1 chromosome 8, mLemCat1.pri, whole genome shotgun sequence genome has a segment encoding these proteins:
- the SUMO1 gene encoding small ubiquitin-related modifier 1: MSDQEAKPSTEDLGDKKEGEYIKLKVIGQDSSEIHFKVKMTTHLKKLKESYCQRQGVPMNSLRFLFEGQRIADNHTPKELGMEEEDVIEVYQEQTGGHSTV; this comes from the exons ATGTCTGACCAG GAGGCAAAACCTTCAACCGAGGACTTGGGGGATAAGAAGGAAGGAGAATACATTAAACTCAAAGTCATTGGACAG GATAGCAGTGAGATTCACTTCAAAGTGAAAATGACAACACATCTCAAGAAACTCAAAGAATCATACTGTCAAAGACAG ggAGTTCCAATGAATTCACTCAGGTTTCTCTTTGAAGGTCAGAGAATTGCTGATAATCATACTCCAAAAGAA cTGGGAATGGAGGAAGAAGATGTGATTGAAGTTTATCAGGAACAAACGGGGGGTCATTCAACAGTTTAg